A window of Amaranthus tricolor cultivar Red isolate AtriRed21 chromosome 8, ASM2621246v1, whole genome shotgun sequence genomic DNA:
GATTAGCTGACCTCCAATGAAAACAACAGGAACAGGATTGGGCGTGGAGAGGTGCAGCATAAGAGCTTTCTCCATATCTTCACCCCATGGATCTAAATCTAAATCATGCACCGTTGGATTAACTCCCATCCCACAAAATAAGCGTTGGATTGCATGACACATACAACAACTACTCTTACTAAATATCACTACTGCACTTTCTGATGCTACTCTCTCTATTCTCTCCACTATTTTCTCAAATTGCatcattttttctttcttttattattaatttaaaggtaataatcaaatgaaataattaagCAAGTTTGGAAATGAGATAAGAAAATAGTAATCGATTGTAGGGTATATATAGGAGAAGGATGCATGCAGTAGTTATGTTAGTTACTTTACTTCAGACTgaacttgctttttttttttttttccaaatatttatttattttttattttcggtTGTTGGTTTTATCGGAAGCGATGTCCATTTTTAGACAAGGGCCAAGTTTTTCCCGATTAACGACACAAAAAGATACTCTCTCCCACTTATAATTAGTGTCTTGcttgatttttatatatttataatttaaaatttgtatattatttttaattcataaattaaaacataatcaagtgtgAACTTTTATTAGTTTcgatataaattttgttaaaaataatattttagaatttttaactGTGCACAATTTGAATTACACCTTTACGATTGAATATGTACCatgtaaaaatcaaatgaaaaaataatagtGAATAAGAGAGAATATTTTGAATGTGTTGGATTAATATTGCATAAATTTTAGAGTATTTgaactttttgttatatatgtgATAGGGAAACTAGTTATAGTCTAAAAAGATGTACATTACAATATTTGAGGGGGTTCGAGTTTGATTAACTCGAAGTCAAACAAATTTCAAATCTTGGTTTATAATAATCTCTAGCtaattgaattaatttaatttttatatttgaattactTTTGGTTTGAGTAGAATTGTGTTCGCCTTGAATAATCCggtcaatttttttatatatgtaaatattgtaATGCATTTATCCAAATACTCGCTCCTATTAGAGTTTGCTTGATATTCCTATTATTTTTATCTCTTTAATTTTTTAcatttgatttattaaaaatgaaatctaccatttttgttaaattatctAGTATGCACCACTCTCAAACTTAGTATCATCtccacaatttattttttttcttattcttttaataattgAGCtatctattattatttaatatttactcTCTTTATCCAGAGGCTCTTGCCACAAGTACAATGCTTGTGTAATCAAAGAAAATAGAGAAAATGGATATCAAAAGATATGATTCATAAGAAGGTTGAAAAAATTTGTAAACAGAATGAAAAAGTAACTAATATGTgtatataaaaattgaaaaagagtataaattattataaaataaaaatatagaaaattcataaaagaaatcaaatgaaaaatatgactAAAACCAAAGGAGAGAGGAatgaataaaacaagtttgataaATAGTAGCTCTCCTATTATTTTAAAGGTCTAatcatttttgattttatagtatattatactccctccgaaccaatttagatgtcccatttgcttgggcacggttattaagaatgatgtgaggtccattaaaaaggataagtagtaaaggttaagtagtgaagggtaagtagtgaagcgtaattgggtaagtaaggtatatgggggtatatttgtaattacctgtgtgaactaaggatatttaggtaaaaaaagattgacaaaaatagaaatgggacaactaaaaagactttgccaaataaggaaatgggacaaataaattggttcggagggagtatatagtaGCGGATCTAGGATTGAAAAACACAGGTAGcatcaatatataaaatattctaGCTTATTATATAAAAACCTAAATAATATGTCTTACATATActaaataaattagaaaaaaaaatcatggaTAAAATACTTCGTTTTTAAAATTAGTGGCTATGTATATTGTAGGAAATACTGTTCATCAATGAGGGTTGATTCCATCGTGTTACTTATTTATATGAGAATAAACATAATCACATATTGTTTGATTCCTCCCAATGTATAATTTCATTATATCtggttttataatttttaattatgtaccaATAACTATATTAAGagattctttcaaaaaaaacttaaattaagagACAAAATTATGCCTTAGGTACCgtaaaaattagaaatataatCACTAATCAAAATACTTAATGATATTTAAaggaaactgaaaaaaaaaaaagcaaacttGTTCATTTCTCTATATGTTATAATttaacaatcaaaaatttatcataaaagaaatttgtaatatttattttaaaatatcccaaaaaaaataattccagctataatattattatttatagggATGTAGTAGTCTTAATACTAGCTAGCCAAATTAGGTATATTATCCAAAATTAAGAAGGcatccaaaaataataataataataataataataataataataataatccaaaaATAAGAGCAATATATGAAATGAGacacaaaaattaaatatgttagTATAGGCAAATTAGTGGTCATTAACTCTTCATCTATTAAAATAGTTGATTTTGTCTTAACTCACAATTGCTATTGATATTGGGATAAAATATGGAGgcccaatgataatcaccaagcAATAGGTAAGAAATGAGCTCTAAATAAATAAAGCAAGTCTAGTAATGCAAAGTGGGCCCACTTATAAAGCAAAGACTAGTTCAGAATTAGTGGAATATAAGAAACATAATTTGCAATAGCCCATGATGCCTTCTTCTTCGACCTCAAGCAGCAACACAGCGATGGCGGCTGGGCTGCAAGTttcaaaactaatttttttttttttttccaaaattcaTGGGTAGCACTTGCTACCTAAGGTTACACTGTAGATCCGCCATTGATTATATAAATGATTTTTGTAACATAATAAagtgaaattaaaattttataatttgataat
This region includes:
- the LOC130820837 gene encoding glutaredoxin-C3-like encodes the protein MMQFEKIVERIERVASESAVVIFSKSSCCMCHAIQRLFCGMGVNPTVHDLDLDPWGEDMEKALMLHLSTPNPVPVVFIGGQLIGAMDRVMASHINGSLVPLLKQAGALWL